One Salvia splendens isolate huo1 chromosome 12, SspV2, whole genome shotgun sequence genomic window carries:
- the LOC121758627 gene encoding cullin-associated NEDD8-dissociated protein 1-like isoform X4, which yields MANLALTGILEKMTGKDKDYRYMATSDLLNELNKEGFKLDVDLEAKLSNIVIQQLDDAAGDVSGLAVKCLVPLVKKIHEQQVLEMTNKLCDKLLNGKEQNRDIASIAVKTIVAEVPNATVAQSVLVSISPKLIRGIVTQAMGTEIKCECLDILCDVLHKYGNLMASDHEVLLRALLPQLNTNQASVRKKAVSCIASLASSLSDDLLAKATVEIIQLLKKQTTKSEITRTNIQMIGALSRAVGYRFGPHLGDAVPILINYCNNASENDEELREYSLQALESFLLRCPRDISSYCDQILHLTLEFLSHDPNFTDNMEEDTDDESYVEEEDDDSANEYTDDEDVSWKVRRAAAKCLAALIVSRPEMLSRLYEEACPKLIDRFKEREENVKMDIFNTFIELLRQTGNVTKGQTDFDESSPRYLLKQEVAKIVRSVNKQLREKSIKTKVGAFSVLKELVIVLPDCLAEHIGSLTPGIEKALCDKSSTSNLKIEALVFTRLVLASHAPPVFHPYIKAISAPIISSVGERYYKVTAEALRVCGELVRVVRPDIEVYDFDFKPYVHPIYAAIMSRLTNQDQDQEVKECAISCMGLVVSTFGDHLGAELPSCLPVLVDRMGNEITRLTAVKAFAVIAASPLHIDLSCVLEHVISELTAFLRKANRALRQATLGTLNTLIVGYGDKIGSAAYEVIVVELSTLISDSDLHMAALALELCCTLMADKRSGPNVGLTVRNKVLPQALTLIRSSLLQGQALLALRNFFTALVYSANTSFGVLLDSLLSAAKPSAQTGAVAKQALFSIAQCVAVLCLSAGDKKCSSTVNMLTDILKADSSTNSAKQHLSLLCLGEIGRRKDLSSHDHIENIVIESFQSPFEEIKSAASYALGNIAVGNLPKYLPFILDKIDNQQKKQYLLLHSLKEVIVRQSVDKAEFDDSSVDKITKLLFNHCESDEEGVRNVVAECLGKIALIEPGKLVPALKERTSSPAAFTRATVVIAVKYSIVERQEKIDEILYPEISTFLMLIKDQDRFIGPYAACETCCCFGPEYCCS from the exons ATGGCGAACTTAGCCCTAACTGGAATATTGGAAAAG ATGACTGGGAAGGATAAGGACTACAGATACATGGCAACTTCTGATTTGCTTAACGAGTTGAACAAAGAAGGGTTTAAACTCGATGTTGATCTCGAAGCGAAGCTTTCTAACATTGTCATTCAGCAACTCGATGATGCAGCAGGCGATGTTTCCGGATTAGCTGTCAAGTG CCTTGTTCCCTTGGTGAAAAAAATCCACGAGCAGCAGGTTCTTGAGATGACTAATAAGCTTTGTGATAAATTGCTCAATGGGAAAGAGCAAAATCGTGACATTGCCAGCATTGCTGTTAAGACAATTGTTGCTGAAGTTCCTAATGCAACTGTTGCACAATCTGTTCTTGTATCCATTTCTCCCAAGTTGATACGAGGAATAGTCACACAG GCGATGGGCACAGAAATCAAATGTGAATGCCTTGATATTTTGTGTGATGTTTTACACAAATATGGCAATCTAATGGCATCCGATCATGAGGTGCTGCTGAGGGCACTTTTGCCCCAGTTGAACACCAATCAGGCCAGTGTGAGAAAGAAGGCTGTTTCATGCATTG CATCTTTGGCTTCAAGCTTGTCAGATGATTTGCTGGCAAAGGCTACAGTTGAAATCATCCAGCTTTTGAAAAAACAGACAACAAAATCAGAAATTACTCGTACAAATATTCAAATGATTGGGGCGTTGAG CCGTGCTGTTGGCTATCGTTTTGGTCCACACCTCGGAGACGCTGTTCCTATTCTAATTAACTACTGTAATAATGCATCAGAGAATGACGAAGAGCTTCGTGAGTATAGCTTGCAG GCATTAGAGAGTTTTCTACTTAGGTGTCCCAGGGATATCTCTTCCTACTGTGACCAAATCTTACATCTTACTTTGGAATTTCTGAGTCATGATCCAAATTTTACCGATAACATGGAAGAAGACACAGATGATGAGAGTTATGTGGAGGAGGAAGatga TGATAGCGCTAATGAGTacactgatgatgaagatgtaAGCTGGAAAGTGCGGAGAGCTGCTGCCAAATGTTTAGCTGCTTTAATTGTTTCTCGGCCTGAGATGCTTTCAAGACTATATGAAGAG GCTTGTCCAAAGTTGATTGATAGGTTTAAAGAAAGGGAAGAGAATGTCAAG ATGGATATCTTCAATACGTTCATTGAATTACTAAGACAAACAGGAAATGTTACAAAAGGCCAGACAGATTTTGATGAATCAAG TCCTAGATATCTATTGAAGCAAGAGGTGGCAAAGATTGTTCGATCTGTAAATAAACAGTTACGCGAGAAATCTATCAAGACAAAG GTTGGAGCTTTCTCTGTTTTGAAAGAACTGGTAATAGTTTTGCCTGATTGCCTTGCAGAGCATATTGGATCTCTGACGCCTGGAATTGAGAAAGCACTTTGT GACAAATCTTCTACCTCAAATTTAAAGATTGAAGCTCTTGTTTTTACTAGATTAGTGTTGGCGTCACATGCTCCTCCTGTTTTTCATCCGTACATCAAG GCAATATCTGCTCCAATCATATCTTCTGTTGGTGAACGGTATTATAAAGTTACAGCAGAGGCATTAAGAGTATGTGGAGAACTTGTTCGTGTCGTGCGACCAGATATTGAG gtttatgattttgattttaaacccTATGTCCATCCTATATATGCTGCTATCATGTCACGTTTGACTAATCAAGATCAGGATCAG GAAGTGAAAGAATGTGCAATTTCTTGCATGGGACTTGTGGTTTCTACATTTGGTGATCATCTTGGGGCAGAGCTACCTTCATGCCTCCCTGTGCTTGTTGATCGAATGGGAAATGAGATTACTCGTCTTACAGCTGTCAAG GCATTTGCTGTCATTGCTGCTTCTCCTCTGCACATTGACTTATCCTGTGTTTTAGAGCATGTAATTTCTGAGTTGACTGCATTTCTAAGAAAG GCCAATCGAGCGCTAAGACAAGCTACACTTGGGACTCTGAACACACTTATTGTAGGATATGGTGACAAAATTGGTTCAGCTGCTTATGAAGTCATTGTTGTTGAGCTTTCAACTCTGATCAG TGACTCAGACTTGCATATGGCTGCTCTTGCATTGGAATTGTGTTGCACATTAATGGCTGACAAAAGATCTGGTCCGAATGTCGGTCTGACTGTCCGAAATAAAGTTCTGCCACAAGCTCTGACTTTAATTAGAAGCTCTCTGCTCCAGGGCCAGGCCCTTCTG GCACTACGAAATTTCTTCACTGCTCTGGTTTACTCGGCCAACACAAGCTTTGGTGTACTGCTTGATTCTCTTCTTTCTGCTGCCAAACCATCTGCCCAGACTGGTGCTGTTGCGAAACAGGCTTTATTCTCAATTGCTCAATGTGTGGCTGTTCTCTGTCTATCTGCTGGCGACAAAAAGTGTTCCTCTACAGTTAACATGCTTACAGACATCTTAAAAGCTGATAGCAGTACCAACTCG GCCAAGCAACATCTCTCCTTGCTGTGCTTGGGAGAAATTGGCAGGAGAAAAGATTTAAGTTCTCATGACCACATAGAGAACATTGTTATTGAGTCTTTCCAGTCGCCAtttgaagaaataaaatccgCTGCATCTTATGCCCTGGGAAACATTGCAGTCGGGAATCTGCCTAAATATTTGCCTTTCATCTTGGACAAAATTGATAATCAGCAAAAGAAGCAGTATCTGTTGCTCCATTCTCTGAAGGAG GTCATCGTGAGACAATCTGTAGATAAAGCAGAATTTGATGATTCCAGTGTTGACAAGATCACTAAATTGCTATTTAACCACTGTGAAAGTGACGAAGAGGGTGTTCGCAATGTGGTGGCTGAGTGCCTGGGGAAAATTGCTCTTATTGAGCCTGGGAAACTTGTTCCTGCTCTTAAG GAGAGGACATCCAGTCCTGCTGCATTCACCCGGGCAACTGTTGTTATAGCAGTGAAATATTCTATAGTTGAGCGGCAGGAGAAAATTGACGAGATTCTGTACCCAGAGATTTCTACTTTCTTGATGCTTATCAAGGATCAAGACCGG TTTATTGGTCCATATGCAGCATGTGAGACGTGCTGCTGTTTTGGCCCTGAGTACTGCTGCTCATAA
- the LOC121758627 gene encoding cullin-associated NEDD8-dissociated protein 1-like isoform X1: MANLALTGILEKMTGKDKDYRYMATSDLLNELNKEGFKLDVDLEAKLSNIVIQQLDDAAGDVSGLAVKCLVPLVKKIHEQQVLEMTNKLCDKLLNGKEQNRDIASIAVKTIVAEVPNATVAQSVLVSISPKLIRGIVTQAMGTEIKCECLDILCDVLHKYGNLMASDHEVLLRALLPQLNTNQASVRKKAVSCIASLASSLSDDLLAKATVEIIQLLKKQTTKSEITRTNIQMIGALSRAVGYRFGPHLGDAVPILINYCNNASENDEELREYSLQALESFLLRCPRDISSYCDQILHLTLEFLSHDPNFTDNMEEDTDDESYVEEEDDDSANEYTDDEDVSWKVRRAAAKCLAALIVSRPEMLSRLYEEACPKLIDRFKEREENVKMDIFNTFIELLRQTGNVTKGQTDFDESSPRYLLKQEVAKIVRSVNKQLREKSIKTKVGAFSVLKELVIVLPDCLAEHIGSLTPGIEKALCDKSSTSNLKIEALVFTRLVLASHAPPVFHPYIKAISAPIISSVGERYYKVTAEALRVCGELVRVVRPDIEVYDFDFKPYVHPIYAAIMSRLTNQDQDQEVKECAISCMGLVVSTFGDHLGAELPSCLPVLVDRMGNEITRLTAVKAFAVIAASPLHIDLSCVLEHVISELTAFLRKANRALRQATLGTLNTLIVGYGDKIGSAAYEVIVVELSTLISDSDLHMAALALELCCTLMADKRSGPNVGLTVRNKVLPQALTLIRSSLLQGQALLALRNFFTALVYSANTSFGVLLDSLLSAAKPSAQTGAVAKQALFSIAQCVAVLCLSAGDKKCSSTVNMLTDILKADSSTNSAKQHLSLLCLGEIGRRKDLSSHDHIENIVIESFQSPFEEIKSAASYALGNIAVGNLPKYLPFILDKIDNQQKKQYLLLHSLKEVIVRQSVDKAEFDDSSVDKITKLLFNHCESDEEGVRNVVAECLGKIALIEPGKLVPALKERTSSPAAFTRATVVIAVKYSIVERQEKIDEILYPEISTFLMLIKDQDRHVRRAAVLALSTAAHNKPNLIKSLLPELLPLLYDQTVIKKELIRTVDLGPFKHTVDDGLELRKAAFECVDTLLDSCLDQVNPSSFLVPYLLSGLDDHYDVKMPCHLILSKLADKCPSAVLAVLDSLVDPLHKTINFRPKQDAVKQEVDRNEDMIRSALRAIASLNQISGGDCSHKFKNLMNEIGKSKTLSEKYSSIRNE; encoded by the exons ATGGCGAACTTAGCCCTAACTGGAATATTGGAAAAG ATGACTGGGAAGGATAAGGACTACAGATACATGGCAACTTCTGATTTGCTTAACGAGTTGAACAAAGAAGGGTTTAAACTCGATGTTGATCTCGAAGCGAAGCTTTCTAACATTGTCATTCAGCAACTCGATGATGCAGCAGGCGATGTTTCCGGATTAGCTGTCAAGTG CCTTGTTCCCTTGGTGAAAAAAATCCACGAGCAGCAGGTTCTTGAGATGACTAATAAGCTTTGTGATAAATTGCTCAATGGGAAAGAGCAAAATCGTGACATTGCCAGCATTGCTGTTAAGACAATTGTTGCTGAAGTTCCTAATGCAACTGTTGCACAATCTGTTCTTGTATCCATTTCTCCCAAGTTGATACGAGGAATAGTCACACAG GCGATGGGCACAGAAATCAAATGTGAATGCCTTGATATTTTGTGTGATGTTTTACACAAATATGGCAATCTAATGGCATCCGATCATGAGGTGCTGCTGAGGGCACTTTTGCCCCAGTTGAACACCAATCAGGCCAGTGTGAGAAAGAAGGCTGTTTCATGCATTG CATCTTTGGCTTCAAGCTTGTCAGATGATTTGCTGGCAAAGGCTACAGTTGAAATCATCCAGCTTTTGAAAAAACAGACAACAAAATCAGAAATTACTCGTACAAATATTCAAATGATTGGGGCGTTGAG CCGTGCTGTTGGCTATCGTTTTGGTCCACACCTCGGAGACGCTGTTCCTATTCTAATTAACTACTGTAATAATGCATCAGAGAATGACGAAGAGCTTCGTGAGTATAGCTTGCAG GCATTAGAGAGTTTTCTACTTAGGTGTCCCAGGGATATCTCTTCCTACTGTGACCAAATCTTACATCTTACTTTGGAATTTCTGAGTCATGATCCAAATTTTACCGATAACATGGAAGAAGACACAGATGATGAGAGTTATGTGGAGGAGGAAGatga TGATAGCGCTAATGAGTacactgatgatgaagatgtaAGCTGGAAAGTGCGGAGAGCTGCTGCCAAATGTTTAGCTGCTTTAATTGTTTCTCGGCCTGAGATGCTTTCAAGACTATATGAAGAG GCTTGTCCAAAGTTGATTGATAGGTTTAAAGAAAGGGAAGAGAATGTCAAG ATGGATATCTTCAATACGTTCATTGAATTACTAAGACAAACAGGAAATGTTACAAAAGGCCAGACAGATTTTGATGAATCAAG TCCTAGATATCTATTGAAGCAAGAGGTGGCAAAGATTGTTCGATCTGTAAATAAACAGTTACGCGAGAAATCTATCAAGACAAAG GTTGGAGCTTTCTCTGTTTTGAAAGAACTGGTAATAGTTTTGCCTGATTGCCTTGCAGAGCATATTGGATCTCTGACGCCTGGAATTGAGAAAGCACTTTGT GACAAATCTTCTACCTCAAATTTAAAGATTGAAGCTCTTGTTTTTACTAGATTAGTGTTGGCGTCACATGCTCCTCCTGTTTTTCATCCGTACATCAAG GCAATATCTGCTCCAATCATATCTTCTGTTGGTGAACGGTATTATAAAGTTACAGCAGAGGCATTAAGAGTATGTGGAGAACTTGTTCGTGTCGTGCGACCAGATATTGAG gtttatgattttgattttaaacccTATGTCCATCCTATATATGCTGCTATCATGTCACGTTTGACTAATCAAGATCAGGATCAG GAAGTGAAAGAATGTGCAATTTCTTGCATGGGACTTGTGGTTTCTACATTTGGTGATCATCTTGGGGCAGAGCTACCTTCATGCCTCCCTGTGCTTGTTGATCGAATGGGAAATGAGATTACTCGTCTTACAGCTGTCAAG GCATTTGCTGTCATTGCTGCTTCTCCTCTGCACATTGACTTATCCTGTGTTTTAGAGCATGTAATTTCTGAGTTGACTGCATTTCTAAGAAAG GCCAATCGAGCGCTAAGACAAGCTACACTTGGGACTCTGAACACACTTATTGTAGGATATGGTGACAAAATTGGTTCAGCTGCTTATGAAGTCATTGTTGTTGAGCTTTCAACTCTGATCAG TGACTCAGACTTGCATATGGCTGCTCTTGCATTGGAATTGTGTTGCACATTAATGGCTGACAAAAGATCTGGTCCGAATGTCGGTCTGACTGTCCGAAATAAAGTTCTGCCACAAGCTCTGACTTTAATTAGAAGCTCTCTGCTCCAGGGCCAGGCCCTTCTG GCACTACGAAATTTCTTCACTGCTCTGGTTTACTCGGCCAACACAAGCTTTGGTGTACTGCTTGATTCTCTTCTTTCTGCTGCCAAACCATCTGCCCAGACTGGTGCTGTTGCGAAACAGGCTTTATTCTCAATTGCTCAATGTGTGGCTGTTCTCTGTCTATCTGCTGGCGACAAAAAGTGTTCCTCTACAGTTAACATGCTTACAGACATCTTAAAAGCTGATAGCAGTACCAACTCG GCCAAGCAACATCTCTCCTTGCTGTGCTTGGGAGAAATTGGCAGGAGAAAAGATTTAAGTTCTCATGACCACATAGAGAACATTGTTATTGAGTCTTTCCAGTCGCCAtttgaagaaataaaatccgCTGCATCTTATGCCCTGGGAAACATTGCAGTCGGGAATCTGCCTAAATATTTGCCTTTCATCTTGGACAAAATTGATAATCAGCAAAAGAAGCAGTATCTGTTGCTCCATTCTCTGAAGGAG GTCATCGTGAGACAATCTGTAGATAAAGCAGAATTTGATGATTCCAGTGTTGACAAGATCACTAAATTGCTATTTAACCACTGTGAAAGTGACGAAGAGGGTGTTCGCAATGTGGTGGCTGAGTGCCTGGGGAAAATTGCTCTTATTGAGCCTGGGAAACTTGTTCCTGCTCTTAAG GAGAGGACATCCAGTCCTGCTGCATTCACCCGGGCAACTGTTGTTATAGCAGTGAAATATTCTATAGTTGAGCGGCAGGAGAAAATTGACGAGATTCTGTACCCAGAGATTTCTACTTTCTTGATGCTTATCAAGGATCAAGACCGG CATGTGAGACGTGCTGCTGTTTTGGCCCTGAGTACTGCTGCTCATAATAAACCAAACCTGATAAAGTCCCTGTTACCAGAGCTATTGCCACTCCTCTATGATCAAACAGTAATAAAG AAAGAATTGATCCGGACAGTAGATCTTGGCCCTTTCAAGCACACTGTAGATGATGGGCTTGAATTGAGGAAAGCTGCTTTTGAATGTGTGGACACTTTGTTAGACAGTTGCCTTGATCAAGTCAACCCATCTTCGTTTTTAGTACCATACCTTTTATCTGGTTTAGATG ATCATTATGATGTTAAAATGCCTTGCCATCTTATCCTTTCAAAGTTGGCTGATAAGTGCCCATCTGCTGTTTTGGCAG TATTGGATTCGTTGGTGGATCCTCTCCACAAGACCATCAATTTTAGGCCCAAGCAAGATGCGGTCAAACAAGAAGTAGATCGTAATGAAGACATGATCCGAAGTGCCCTTCGAGCAATCGCATCTTTAAACCAAATAAG TGGAGGAGATTGTAGTCACAAGTTTAAGAATCTTATGAATGAAATTGGCAAGTCCAAGACACTATCTGAGAAATACTCATCCATCCGGAATGAATGA
- the LOC121758627 gene encoding cullin-associated NEDD8-dissociated protein 1-like isoform X2 produces the protein MQMTGKDKDYRYMATSDLLNELNKEGFKLDVDLEAKLSNIVIQQLDDAAGDVSGLAVKCLVPLVKKIHEQQVLEMTNKLCDKLLNGKEQNRDIASIAVKTIVAEVPNATVAQSVLVSISPKLIRGIVTQAMGTEIKCECLDILCDVLHKYGNLMASDHEVLLRALLPQLNTNQASVRKKAVSCIASLASSLSDDLLAKATVEIIQLLKKQTTKSEITRTNIQMIGALSRAVGYRFGPHLGDAVPILINYCNNASENDEELREYSLQALESFLLRCPRDISSYCDQILHLTLEFLSHDPNFTDNMEEDTDDESYVEEEDDDSANEYTDDEDVSWKVRRAAAKCLAALIVSRPEMLSRLYEEACPKLIDRFKEREENVKMDIFNTFIELLRQTGNVTKGQTDFDESSPRYLLKQEVAKIVRSVNKQLREKSIKTKVGAFSVLKELVIVLPDCLAEHIGSLTPGIEKALCDKSSTSNLKIEALVFTRLVLASHAPPVFHPYIKAISAPIISSVGERYYKVTAEALRVCGELVRVVRPDIEVYDFDFKPYVHPIYAAIMSRLTNQDQDQEVKECAISCMGLVVSTFGDHLGAELPSCLPVLVDRMGNEITRLTAVKAFAVIAASPLHIDLSCVLEHVISELTAFLRKANRALRQATLGTLNTLIVGYGDKIGSAAYEVIVVELSTLISDSDLHMAALALELCCTLMADKRSGPNVGLTVRNKVLPQALTLIRSSLLQGQALLALRNFFTALVYSANTSFGVLLDSLLSAAKPSAQTGAVAKQALFSIAQCVAVLCLSAGDKKCSSTVNMLTDILKADSSTNSAKQHLSLLCLGEIGRRKDLSSHDHIENIVIESFQSPFEEIKSAASYALGNIAVGNLPKYLPFILDKIDNQQKKQYLLLHSLKEVIVRQSVDKAEFDDSSVDKITKLLFNHCESDEEGVRNVVAECLGKIALIEPGKLVPALKERTSSPAAFTRATVVIAVKYSIVERQEKIDEILYPEISTFLMLIKDQDRHVRRAAVLALSTAAHNKPNLIKSLLPELLPLLYDQTVIKKELIRTVDLGPFKHTVDDGLELRKAAFECVDTLLDSCLDQVNPSSFLVPYLLSGLDDHYDVKMPCHLILSKLADKCPSAVLAVLDSLVDPLHKTINFRPKQDAVKQEVDRNEDMIRSALRAIASLNQISGGDCSHKFKNLMNEIGKSKTLSEKYSSIRNE, from the exons ATGCAGATGACTGGGAAGGATAAGGACTACAGATACATGGCAACTTCTGATTTGCTTAACGAGTTGAACAAAGAAGGGTTTAAACTCGATGTTGATCTCGAAGCGAAGCTTTCTAACATTGTCATTCAGCAACTCGATGATGCAGCAGGCGATGTTTCCGGATTAGCTGTCAAGTG CCTTGTTCCCTTGGTGAAAAAAATCCACGAGCAGCAGGTTCTTGAGATGACTAATAAGCTTTGTGATAAATTGCTCAATGGGAAAGAGCAAAATCGTGACATTGCCAGCATTGCTGTTAAGACAATTGTTGCTGAAGTTCCTAATGCAACTGTTGCACAATCTGTTCTTGTATCCATTTCTCCCAAGTTGATACGAGGAATAGTCACACAG GCGATGGGCACAGAAATCAAATGTGAATGCCTTGATATTTTGTGTGATGTTTTACACAAATATGGCAATCTAATGGCATCCGATCATGAGGTGCTGCTGAGGGCACTTTTGCCCCAGTTGAACACCAATCAGGCCAGTGTGAGAAAGAAGGCTGTTTCATGCATTG CATCTTTGGCTTCAAGCTTGTCAGATGATTTGCTGGCAAAGGCTACAGTTGAAATCATCCAGCTTTTGAAAAAACAGACAACAAAATCAGAAATTACTCGTACAAATATTCAAATGATTGGGGCGTTGAG CCGTGCTGTTGGCTATCGTTTTGGTCCACACCTCGGAGACGCTGTTCCTATTCTAATTAACTACTGTAATAATGCATCAGAGAATGACGAAGAGCTTCGTGAGTATAGCTTGCAG GCATTAGAGAGTTTTCTACTTAGGTGTCCCAGGGATATCTCTTCCTACTGTGACCAAATCTTACATCTTACTTTGGAATTTCTGAGTCATGATCCAAATTTTACCGATAACATGGAAGAAGACACAGATGATGAGAGTTATGTGGAGGAGGAAGatga TGATAGCGCTAATGAGTacactgatgatgaagatgtaAGCTGGAAAGTGCGGAGAGCTGCTGCCAAATGTTTAGCTGCTTTAATTGTTTCTCGGCCTGAGATGCTTTCAAGACTATATGAAGAG GCTTGTCCAAAGTTGATTGATAGGTTTAAAGAAAGGGAAGAGAATGTCAAG ATGGATATCTTCAATACGTTCATTGAATTACTAAGACAAACAGGAAATGTTACAAAAGGCCAGACAGATTTTGATGAATCAAG TCCTAGATATCTATTGAAGCAAGAGGTGGCAAAGATTGTTCGATCTGTAAATAAACAGTTACGCGAGAAATCTATCAAGACAAAG GTTGGAGCTTTCTCTGTTTTGAAAGAACTGGTAATAGTTTTGCCTGATTGCCTTGCAGAGCATATTGGATCTCTGACGCCTGGAATTGAGAAAGCACTTTGT GACAAATCTTCTACCTCAAATTTAAAGATTGAAGCTCTTGTTTTTACTAGATTAGTGTTGGCGTCACATGCTCCTCCTGTTTTTCATCCGTACATCAAG GCAATATCTGCTCCAATCATATCTTCTGTTGGTGAACGGTATTATAAAGTTACAGCAGAGGCATTAAGAGTATGTGGAGAACTTGTTCGTGTCGTGCGACCAGATATTGAG gtttatgattttgattttaaacccTATGTCCATCCTATATATGCTGCTATCATGTCACGTTTGACTAATCAAGATCAGGATCAG GAAGTGAAAGAATGTGCAATTTCTTGCATGGGACTTGTGGTTTCTACATTTGGTGATCATCTTGGGGCAGAGCTACCTTCATGCCTCCCTGTGCTTGTTGATCGAATGGGAAATGAGATTACTCGTCTTACAGCTGTCAAG GCATTTGCTGTCATTGCTGCTTCTCCTCTGCACATTGACTTATCCTGTGTTTTAGAGCATGTAATTTCTGAGTTGACTGCATTTCTAAGAAAG GCCAATCGAGCGCTAAGACAAGCTACACTTGGGACTCTGAACACACTTATTGTAGGATATGGTGACAAAATTGGTTCAGCTGCTTATGAAGTCATTGTTGTTGAGCTTTCAACTCTGATCAG TGACTCAGACTTGCATATGGCTGCTCTTGCATTGGAATTGTGTTGCACATTAATGGCTGACAAAAGATCTGGTCCGAATGTCGGTCTGACTGTCCGAAATAAAGTTCTGCCACAAGCTCTGACTTTAATTAGAAGCTCTCTGCTCCAGGGCCAGGCCCTTCTG GCACTACGAAATTTCTTCACTGCTCTGGTTTACTCGGCCAACACAAGCTTTGGTGTACTGCTTGATTCTCTTCTTTCTGCTGCCAAACCATCTGCCCAGACTGGTGCTGTTGCGAAACAGGCTTTATTCTCAATTGCTCAATGTGTGGCTGTTCTCTGTCTATCTGCTGGCGACAAAAAGTGTTCCTCTACAGTTAACATGCTTACAGACATCTTAAAAGCTGATAGCAGTACCAACTCG GCCAAGCAACATCTCTCCTTGCTGTGCTTGGGAGAAATTGGCAGGAGAAAAGATTTAAGTTCTCATGACCACATAGAGAACATTGTTATTGAGTCTTTCCAGTCGCCAtttgaagaaataaaatccgCTGCATCTTATGCCCTGGGAAACATTGCAGTCGGGAATCTGCCTAAATATTTGCCTTTCATCTTGGACAAAATTGATAATCAGCAAAAGAAGCAGTATCTGTTGCTCCATTCTCTGAAGGAG GTCATCGTGAGACAATCTGTAGATAAAGCAGAATTTGATGATTCCAGTGTTGACAAGATCACTAAATTGCTATTTAACCACTGTGAAAGTGACGAAGAGGGTGTTCGCAATGTGGTGGCTGAGTGCCTGGGGAAAATTGCTCTTATTGAGCCTGGGAAACTTGTTCCTGCTCTTAAG GAGAGGACATCCAGTCCTGCTGCATTCACCCGGGCAACTGTTGTTATAGCAGTGAAATATTCTATAGTTGAGCGGCAGGAGAAAATTGACGAGATTCTGTACCCAGAGATTTCTACTTTCTTGATGCTTATCAAGGATCAAGACCGG CATGTGAGACGTGCTGCTGTTTTGGCCCTGAGTACTGCTGCTCATAATAAACCAAACCTGATAAAGTCCCTGTTACCAGAGCTATTGCCACTCCTCTATGATCAAACAGTAATAAAG AAAGAATTGATCCGGACAGTAGATCTTGGCCCTTTCAAGCACACTGTAGATGATGGGCTTGAATTGAGGAAAGCTGCTTTTGAATGTGTGGACACTTTGTTAGACAGTTGCCTTGATCAAGTCAACCCATCTTCGTTTTTAGTACCATACCTTTTATCTGGTTTAGATG ATCATTATGATGTTAAAATGCCTTGCCATCTTATCCTTTCAAAGTTGGCTGATAAGTGCCCATCTGCTGTTTTGGCAG TATTGGATTCGTTGGTGGATCCTCTCCACAAGACCATCAATTTTAGGCCCAAGCAAGATGCGGTCAAACAAGAAGTAGATCGTAATGAAGACATGATCCGAAGTGCCCTTCGAGCAATCGCATCTTTAAACCAAATAAG TGGAGGAGATTGTAGTCACAAGTTTAAGAATCTTATGAATGAAATTGGCAAGTCCAAGACACTATCTGAGAAATACTCATCCATCCGGAATGAATGA